DNA from Amorphoplanes friuliensis DSM 7358:
ACCGGGTCAAGACGGGCTATTACCAGGGGAAGCTGCACCAGGAGCAGGTCGTCCGGGAGGGACCTGTGCCGTGGACGGTGCTGCGGGCGACACAGTTCCACGAGTTCGCCGGGCAGTTGCTGGAGCGGGTGCGTGGCCCGCTGGCGGTGGTGCCGCGGATGACCGTGCAGCCGATCGCCGTCCGGGAGGTCGCCGAGGCGCTCGTCGAGATCGTGGCCGGCGAGCCGCAGAAGGCCGCGCCCGACCTGGCCGGGCCGCAGGTCGAGTCGCTGGTCGACATGGCGCGGCGGCTCATCCGGGCCGGTGGCAGCCGGCGGCGTCCGGTCGTTCCGCTGTGGTTGCCGGGACCGATGGCCTCCGGTGGCCTGCTGCCCACCGGACCCGGATCCCGGGGCGTGCTGACCTTCGAGCAGTGGCTCGGCGAGGGGCGCCGATGACGGTTCGCGCAGCGTTCACGCCGTGGCCGGACTGAGCTGTATCGGTGATCATCAAGGTCGTCGTAATGTCTGCGTAACCTCGGAAAGGCTGACGCATGTCGATGTCCCGTGTACGTGCCGTGCTGGCCGGGACCGTGGGGGCGGTCCTGGTCGTGACGCTCGCCCCCGCGCTGCCGGTCGTGGCCGCACCCGCTCCGGTGCCGCTGGTCGGTGACCCGGCGAGCTATGTGGACCCGTTTGTCGGGACCACACGCGGCGGCAACACCTGGCCCGGTGCGACACGGCCGTTCGGCATGATCGCGTGGAGCCCGACGAACACCACCGGCGACCAGACCACCGCGCCGGCGTCGAA
Protein-coding regions in this window:
- a CDS encoding SDR family oxidoreductase; amino-acid sequence: MKVAVAGGTGLTGRHVIEVLTAAGHEPVVLARSAGADLMTGAGLDAALDGVDATIDVSNVTTMNRDVAMRFFGTAGRNLLDAAARAGVRHHVALSIVGVDRVKTGYYQGKLHQEQVVREGPVPWTVLRATQFHEFAGQLLERVRGPLAVVPRMTVQPIAVREVAEALVEIVAGEPQKAAPDLAGPQVESLVDMARRLIRAGGSRRRPVVPLWLPGPMASGGLLPTGPGSRGVLTFEQWLGEGRR